A portion of the Streptomyces erythrochromogenes genome contains these proteins:
- a CDS encoding YebC/PmpR family DNA-binding transcriptional regulator, protein MSGHSKWATTKHKKAVIDAKRGKLFAKLIKNIEVAARMGGADIEGNPTLFDAVQKAKKQSVPNKNIDSAVKRGGGLEAGGADYETIMYEGYGPNGVAVLIECLTDNRNRAASDVRVAMTRNGGSMADPGSVSYLFNRKGVIILPKAELSEDDVLGAVLEAGAEEVNDNGDTFEIISEATDLVAVRTALQDAGIDYDSADSSFVPTMQVELDEEGARKIFKLIDALEDSDDVQNVFANFDVSDEVMEKVDA, encoded by the coding sequence ATGTCCGGCCACTCTAAATGGGCTACGACGAAGCACAAGAAGGCCGTGATCGATGCCAAGCGCGGCAAGCTCTTCGCGAAGCTGATCAAGAACATCGAGGTCGCGGCGCGTATGGGCGGCGCCGACATCGAGGGCAACCCGACGCTCTTCGACGCGGTTCAGAAGGCCAAGAAGCAGTCGGTCCCGAACAAGAACATCGACTCCGCGGTCAAGCGCGGCGGCGGCCTGGAGGCCGGCGGCGCCGACTACGAGACGATCATGTACGAGGGCTACGGTCCGAACGGTGTCGCGGTGCTCATCGAGTGCCTCACCGACAACCGCAACCGCGCCGCCTCCGACGTCCGCGTCGCCATGACCCGCAACGGCGGTTCGATGGCCGACCCGGGCTCGGTCTCGTACCTGTTCAACCGCAAGGGCGTCATCATCCTGCCCAAGGCCGAGCTCTCCGAGGACGACGTGCTCGGCGCGGTGCTCGAGGCCGGTGCCGAAGAGGTCAACGACAACGGCGACACCTTCGAGATCATCAGCGAGGCCACCGACCTGGTCGCGGTCCGCACCGCGCTCCAGGACGCCGGCATCGACTACGACTCGGCGGACTCCAGCTTCGTCCCGACCATGCAGGTCGAGCTCGACGAAGAGGGCGCCCGCAAGATCTTCAAGCTGATCGACGCGCTCGAGGACAGCGACGACGTCCAGAACGTCTTCGCCAACTTCGACGTCTCGGACGAGGTCATGGAGAAGGTCGACGCGTAA
- the ruvC gene encoding crossover junction endodeoxyribonuclease RuvC, which produces MRVLGVDPGLTRCGVGVVEGVAGRPLTMLGVGVVRTPADAELGHRLVAVEQGIEEWLDTHRPEVVAVERVFSQHNVSTVMGTAQASAVAMLCAARRGIPVALHTPSEVKAAVTGSGRADKAQVGAMVTRLLRLAEPPKPADAADALALAICHIWRAPAQNRLQQAVAQHAQHAPKGRTR; this is translated from the coding sequence GTGCGCGTACTGGGCGTGGACCCGGGGCTGACACGATGCGGAGTCGGCGTCGTCGAAGGCGTCGCCGGCCGCCCCCTCACCATGCTCGGGGTGGGGGTCGTACGGACGCCCGCCGACGCGGAGCTGGGCCACCGGCTCGTCGCCGTCGAGCAGGGCATCGAGGAATGGCTCGACACGCACCGGCCCGAAGTCGTCGCCGTGGAGCGGGTCTTCAGCCAGCACAACGTCAGCACCGTGATGGGCACCGCCCAGGCGAGCGCCGTCGCGATGCTCTGCGCCGCCCGCCGCGGGATACCGGTCGCCCTGCACACCCCCAGCGAGGTCAAGGCCGCCGTCACCGGCAGCGGCCGGGCCGACAAGGCCCAGGTCGGCGCGATGGTCACCCGGCTGCTGAGGCTGGCGGAGCCGCCCAAGCCCGCCGACGCGGCCGACGCCCTCGCCCTCGCCATCTGCCACATCTGGCGGGCCCCCGCCCAGAACCGCCTCCAGCAGGCGGTCGCCCAGCACGCCCAGCACGCCCCGAAAGGCCGTACCCGATGA
- the ruvA gene encoding Holliday junction branch migration protein RuvA has protein sequence MIAFVNGAVAALTPTLAVIEVGGVGMAVHCTPNTIAGLRMGEQARLATSLVVREDSLTLYGFADDDERQVFELLQTASGVGPRVAQAMLGVHSPDALRAAFAAGDAKALTAVPGIGPKGAQKLLLELKGKLGAPLGSSGLVGAQRAVASAPSPWTEQLSAALIGLGYASRDAEEAVAAVTPQAEEAIAAGGAAPVPQLLRAALQTLNRAR, from the coding sequence ATGATCGCCTTCGTCAACGGCGCGGTCGCCGCGCTCACCCCCACCCTCGCCGTGATCGAGGTCGGGGGAGTGGGCATGGCCGTGCACTGCACGCCGAACACCATCGCCGGCCTGCGGATGGGCGAGCAGGCCCGGCTGGCGACCTCCCTGGTCGTACGGGAGGACTCGCTGACCCTGTACGGCTTCGCCGACGACGACGAGCGCCAGGTGTTCGAGCTGCTGCAGACCGCGAGCGGTGTCGGACCGCGGGTGGCTCAGGCGATGCTCGGCGTGCACAGCCCGGACGCCCTGCGGGCGGCCTTCGCCGCCGGTGACGCGAAGGCGCTGACGGCGGTGCCGGGCATCGGCCCGAAGGGCGCTCAGAAGCTGCTGCTGGAGCTCAAGGGCAAGCTGGGCGCCCCGCTGGGCAGCAGCGGCCTGGTGGGCGCCCAGCGCGCCGTCGCGTCCGCCCCGTCCCCGTGGACGGAGCAGCTGTCCGCCGCCCTGATCGGCCTCGGCTACGCCTCCCGCGACGCGGAGGAGGCCGTTGCCGCGGTGACCCCGCAGGCGGAGGAGGCCATCGCCGCCGGCGGGGCGGCCCCCGTGCCGCAACTCCTGCGGGCCGCGCTCCAGACCCTCAACCGGGCCCGCTGA
- the ruvB gene encoding Holliday junction branch migration DNA helicase RuvB, with product MNWDDDTTAEDEARIVAAAADGEDTAVEAALRPKDLGEFVGQEKVRQQLDLVLKAAKQRGATADHVLLSGAPGLGKTTLSMIIAAEMGAPIRITSGPAIQHAGDLAAILSSLQEGEVLFLDEIHRMSRPAEEMLYMAMEDFRVDVIVGKGPGATAIPLELPPFTLVGATTRAGLLPPPLRDRFGFTGHMEFYAPEELERVVHRSARLLDVEIDTDGAAEIAGRSRGTPRIANRLLRRVRDYAQVRADGVINREVAATALQVYEVDARGLDRLDRAVLEALLKLFGGGPVGLSTLAVAVGEERETVEEVAEPFLVREGLLARTPRGRVATPAAWAHLGLVAPQHGGSGSTGQQGLFRA from the coding sequence GTGAACTGGGACGACGACACCACCGCCGAGGACGAGGCACGTATCGTCGCCGCCGCGGCGGACGGTGAGGACACCGCCGTCGAGGCGGCCCTGCGCCCCAAGGACCTCGGGGAGTTCGTCGGCCAGGAGAAGGTCCGCCAGCAGCTGGACCTGGTCCTGAAGGCGGCCAAGCAGCGCGGGGCCACCGCGGACCACGTCCTGCTGTCCGGCGCGCCCGGACTCGGCAAGACCACCCTCTCCATGATCATCGCCGCCGAGATGGGGGCGCCCATCCGGATCACCTCCGGCCCCGCCATCCAGCACGCCGGCGACCTCGCCGCGATCCTCTCCTCCCTCCAGGAGGGCGAGGTCCTCTTCCTCGACGAGATCCACCGCATGTCCCGGCCCGCCGAGGAGATGCTCTACATGGCCATGGAGGACTTCCGCGTCGACGTGATCGTCGGCAAGGGGCCGGGGGCCACCGCGATCCCGCTGGAGCTGCCGCCCTTCACTCTGGTCGGCGCCACCACCCGGGCCGGACTGCTGCCGCCGCCGCTGCGGGACCGCTTCGGCTTCACCGGCCACATGGAGTTCTACGCTCCCGAGGAGCTGGAGCGCGTTGTCCACCGCTCCGCCCGCCTCCTCGACGTGGAGATCGACACCGACGGCGCGGCCGAGATCGCCGGACGCTCCCGGGGCACCCCGCGCATCGCCAACCGGCTGCTGCGCCGCGTGCGCGACTACGCCCAGGTCCGGGCGGACGGGGTGATCAACCGAGAGGTGGCCGCCACCGCCCTCCAGGTGTACGAGGTGGACGCCCGCGGCCTCGACCGACTGGATCGAGCCGTTCTGGAGGCACTCCTGAAGCTGTTCGGCGGCGGGCCCGTCGGCCTGTCCACCCTCGCCGTGGCGGTGGGGGAGGAGCGGGAGACCGTGGAGGAGGTCGCGGAACCCTTCCTGGTCCGCGAGGGCCTGCTCGCGCGCACCCCCAGGGGACGGGTCGCGACCCCCGCCGCATGGGCTCACCTGGGCCTTGTCGCACCGCAGCACGGCGGAAGTGGATCAACGGGGCAACAGGGCTTGTTCAGGGCCTGA
- the yajC gene encoding preprotein translocase subunit YajC: MNLVTLLPFIVLIGAMFLMTRSAKKKQQQAAQMRDQMTPGTGVRTIGGMYATVKEIGDDTVTLEVAPGVHAIYAKNAIGAVLEDAEYNRIVHGIDDVTTDTPVVPDDASSLTKDEGEAPKLDLGKKDEPKGDDKPEDGKADGEAGAK, encoded by the coding sequence GTGAATCTCGTGACACTCCTCCCGTTCATCGTGCTCATCGGGGCGATGTTCCTGATGACCCGCTCCGCGAAGAAGAAGCAGCAGCAGGCCGCGCAGATGCGCGACCAGATGACGCCCGGCACCGGGGTCCGCACCATCGGCGGCATGTACGCCACGGTGAAGGAGATCGGTGACGACACGGTCACCCTCGAGGTGGCTCCCGGCGTCCACGCGATCTACGCGAAGAACGCCATCGGCGCCGTACTGGAGGACGCGGAGTACAACCGCATCGTCCACGGCATCGACGACGTGACGACCGACACGCCCGTCGTGCCGGACGACGCCTCCTCCCTCACCAAGGACGAGGGCGAGGCGCCGAAGCTGGACCTGGGCAAGAAGGACGAGCCCAAGGGCGACGACAAGCCCGAGGACGGCAAGGCCGACGGCGAGGCCGGCGCGAAGTAG
- the secD gene encoding protein translocase subunit SecD, whose product MAAPKKGRRPTGAQGRPGRALAIILIAMVALTAGMFISKQTTPRLGIDLAGGTSITLKAKSEPGKENAVNETNMNTAVGIIERRVNGLGVSEAEVQTQGRDHIIVNIPKGMNEKQAREQVGTTAQLYFRPVIAFADGAPAAPEGAQSPSPSASGSGAPKAEDGNKTSPSATPSSSATSQGRALSEGLKAPNAPTPTPSAGESKKADDKAAPSPSASAPAPDPAAADLQAKFAALDCTNEAQRANVGTGVKPTDPTLACGQRGEQWGKWLLGPAAVEGKDVKSAKGEIDPQSGQWIVTMNFNDHGADAFAKVTGELAAKQMPQNQFAIVLDGDVISDPSVSTAITGGNAQISGGFTQQSAQDLGNMLSYGALPLSFQEDSVTTVTAALGGEQLRAGLIAGAIGLLLVVVYLLVYYRGLAFIAIVSLLVSAILTYTIMALLGKGIGFALNLPAVCGAIVAIGITADSFIVYFERIRDEIREGRTLRPAVERAWPRARRTILVSDFVSFLAAAVLFIVTVGKVQGFAFTLGLTTLLDVVVVFLFTKPVMTLLARTKFFSSGHPWSGLDPKRLGAKPPLRSSRRTAAPAPVEAKEA is encoded by the coding sequence GTGGCAGCACCGAAGAAGGGCCGGCGGCCCACGGGGGCTCAGGGGAGGCCGGGGCGTGCCCTGGCGATCATCCTGATCGCGATGGTGGCGCTCACCGCGGGGATGTTCATCTCCAAGCAGACGACTCCCCGGCTGGGCATCGACCTCGCCGGCGGCACGAGCATCACGCTCAAGGCCAAGAGCGAGCCCGGCAAAGAGAACGCCGTCAACGAGACCAACATGAACACGGCGGTCGGCATCATCGAGCGCCGTGTCAACGGACTCGGCGTCTCCGAGGCCGAGGTCCAGACGCAGGGACGCGACCACATCATCGTGAACATCCCCAAGGGGATGAACGAGAAGCAGGCGCGCGAGCAGGTCGGCACCACCGCCCAGCTCTACTTCCGCCCGGTCATCGCGTTCGCGGACGGCGCCCCCGCCGCTCCCGAGGGCGCCCAGAGCCCGAGCCCCTCCGCGAGCGGCTCCGGCGCCCCCAAGGCCGAGGACGGGAACAAGACCAGCCCGTCCGCCACCCCGTCGTCCAGCGCCACTTCCCAGGGCCGCGCGCTCAGCGAGGGCCTCAAGGCCCCGAACGCGCCCACTCCCACGCCGTCGGCGGGCGAGTCGAAGAAGGCAGACGACAAGGCGGCCCCGTCGCCCTCCGCGAGCGCCCCCGCACCCGACCCGGCCGCCGCCGACCTGCAGGCCAAGTTCGCCGCGCTCGACTGCACGAACGAGGCGCAGCGCGCCAACGTCGGCACGGGCGTCAAGCCCACCGACCCGACGCTCGCCTGCGGCCAGCGCGGCGAGCAGTGGGGCAAGTGGCTGCTGGGCCCGGCCGCGGTCGAGGGCAAGGACGTCAAGAGCGCCAAGGGCGAGATCGACCCGCAGTCGGGTCAGTGGATCGTCACGATGAACTTCAACGACCACGGCGCCGACGCCTTCGCGAAGGTCACCGGCGAGCTGGCGGCCAAGCAGATGCCGCAGAACCAGTTCGCGATCGTCCTCGACGGCGACGTCATCTCGGACCCGTCCGTGAGCACCGCGATCACCGGCGGCAACGCGCAGATCTCCGGTGGCTTCACCCAGCAGTCCGCGCAGGACCTGGGCAACATGCTCTCGTACGGCGCCCTGCCGCTGTCCTTCCAGGAGGACAGCGTCACCACCGTCACCGCCGCGCTCGGCGGTGAGCAGCTGCGCGCCGGCCTGATCGCCGGTGCGATCGGTCTCCTCCTCGTGGTCGTCTACCTGCTGGTGTACTACCGCGGCCTGGCCTTCATCGCGATCGTCAGCCTGCTGGTCTCCGCGATCCTGACCTACACGATCATGGCGCTGCTCGGTAAGGGCATCGGCTTCGCGCTGAACCTGCCGGCGGTCTGCGGTGCGATCGTGGCCATCGGCATCACCGCGGACTCGTTCATCGTGTACTTCGAGCGCATCCGCGACGAGATCCGCGAGGGCCGCACCCTGCGTCCGGCCGTCGAGCGCGCCTGGCCGCGCGCCCGCCGCACGATCCTGGTCTCCGACTTCGTGTCGTTCCTCGCCGCCGCGGTGCTGTTCATCGTCACCGTCGGCAAGGTGCAGGGCTTCGCCTTCACGCTGGGTCTGACCACCCTGCTCGACGTGGTCGTGGTGTTCCTGTTCACCAAGCCCGTCATGACGCTGCTGGCGCGTACGAAGTTCTTCTCCAGCGGTCACCCGTGGTCCGGGCTGGACCCGAAGCGGCTCGGCGCCAAGCCCCCGCTGCGCAGCTCCCGGCGTACCGCCGCACCCGCCCCCGTCGAAGCAAAGGAGGCGTGA
- the secF gene encoding protein translocase subunit SecF: MSKLGDLGAKLYRGEVGYDFVGKRFLWYGVSILITITAIVALAVQGLNMGIEFKGGAVFTTPKTTASVAKVTEDAEKASGHDAIVQELGTGGMRIQISGLDTDAAADVKKQLAADLKVTEADINADLVGPSWGEQIANKAWTGLGVFMVLVVIYLAIAFEWRMAVAALIALIHDLTITVGVYALVGFEVTPGTVIGLLTILGYSLYDTVVVFDGLKEGSKDITKQTRYTFSEIANRSINGTLVRSINTTVVALLPVAALLFIGGGFLGAGMLNDISLSLFVGLAAGAYSSIFIATPLVVDLKEREPAMKALKKRVLAKRASAAARGESPDDAQGSEDEPQVVSQGRQPGRRR, from the coding sequence ATGTCGAAGCTGGGAGATCTCGGCGCCAAGCTGTACCGCGGTGAGGTCGGCTACGACTTCGTCGGAAAGCGCTTTCTCTGGTACGGCGTTTCCATCCTGATCACCATCACGGCGATCGTCGCCCTGGCCGTCCAGGGCCTGAACATGGGCATCGAGTTCAAGGGCGGAGCCGTCTTCACCACCCCGAAGACGACCGCCTCGGTCGCCAAGGTCACGGAGGACGCGGAGAAGGCCTCCGGCCACGACGCGATCGTCCAGGAGCTCGGCACCGGCGGCATGCGCATCCAGATCTCCGGTCTGGACACCGACGCCGCGGCCGACGTGAAGAAGCAACTGGCCGCCGACCTCAAGGTGACCGAGGCCGACATCAACGCCGACCTGGTCGGCCCCAGCTGGGGCGAGCAGATCGCGAACAAGGCCTGGACCGGCCTCGGCGTCTTCATGGTCCTCGTGGTGATCTACCTCGCCATCGCCTTCGAATGGCGCATGGCCGTCGCCGCGCTGATCGCCCTGATCCACGACCTCACCATCACCGTCGGCGTGTACGCGCTCGTCGGCTTCGAGGTCACCCCGGGCACCGTGATCGGTCTGCTGACCATCCTGGGTTACTCCCTCTACGACACCGTCGTCGTCTTCGACGGTCTCAAGGAGGGGTCGAAGGACATCACCAAGCAGACCCGCTACACCTTCAGCGAGATCGCCAACCGCAGCATCAACGGCACCCTGGTCCGTTCGATCAACACCACGGTCGTGGCGCTGCTCCCGGTCGCGGCCCTGCTGTTCATCGGCGGCGGCTTCCTGGGCGCCGGCATGCTGAACGACATCTCGCTGTCGCTGTTCGTCGGCCTCGCGGCCGGTGCGTACTCCTCGATCTTCATCGCGACCCCGCTGGTCGTGGACCTCAAGGAGCGCGAGCCGGCGATGAAGGCGCTGAAGAAGCGGGTGCTCGCCAAGCGCGCGTCCGCGGCGGCCAGGGGCGAGTCCCCGGACGACGCCCAGGGCTCCGAGGACGAGCCGCAGGTCGTGTCGCAGGGCCGGCAGCCGGGGCGGCGACGTTGA
- a CDS encoding adenine phosphoribosyltransferase encodes MTAQLSDDVRALLLSRIKDVADYPKPGVMFKDITPLLADPEAFGALTGALVELAGQYGATKIVGLEARGFILAAPVAVQAGIGFVPVRKAGKLPGATLAQSYELEYGTAEIEVHAEDLSAGDRVMVIDDVLATGGTAEASLSLIRRAGAEVAGVAVLMELSFLPGRAKLAGSLAGAPLDALIVV; translated from the coding sequence TTGACCGCACAGCTGTCCGACGACGTGCGGGCCCTCCTGCTCAGCCGGATCAAGGACGTGGCGGACTACCCGAAGCCGGGCGTGATGTTCAAGGACATCACCCCGCTGCTGGCGGACCCCGAGGCGTTCGGCGCGCTGACCGGCGCGCTCGTGGAGCTGGCCGGGCAGTACGGCGCGACGAAGATCGTCGGGCTGGAGGCGCGCGGGTTCATCCTCGCGGCCCCGGTGGCGGTGCAGGCTGGGATCGGCTTCGTGCCGGTCCGCAAGGCCGGCAAGCTGCCGGGCGCGACGCTCGCACAGTCGTACGAGCTGGAGTACGGCACGGCGGAGATCGAGGTCCACGCGGAGGACCTGTCGGCCGGTGACCGGGTCATGGTCATCGACGACGTGCTGGCCACCGGCGGTACGGCCGAGGCCTCCCTCTCGCTGATCCGGCGGGCCGGGGCCGAGGTCGCCGGCGTGGCGGTCCTGATGGAGCTCTCGTTCCTCCCGGGCCGCGCCAAGCTGGCCGGGTCCCTCGCAGGGGCTCCGCTGGATGCGCTGATCGTGGTCTGA
- a CDS encoding RelA/SpoT family protein — MPDEVQPISAAQPDPQAEQATAAAATPPPAPPVKPAPKPAPVKPAPAKSAASSNRVRARLARLGVQRSNPYNPVLEPLLRIVRSNDPKIETSTLRQLEQAYQVAERWHRGQKRKSGDPYITHPLAVTTILAELGMDPATLMAGLLHDTVEDTEYGLEDLRRDFGDAVALLVDGVTKLDRVKFGEAAQAETVRKMVVAMAKDPRVLVIKLADRLHNMRTMRYLKREKQEKKARETLEIYAPLAHRLGMNTIKWELEDLSFAILYPKMYDEIVRLVAERAPKRDEYLAVVTDEVQVDLRAARIKATVTGRPKHYYSVYQKMIVRGRDFAEIYDLVGIRVLVDTVRDCYAALGTVHARWNPVPGRFKDYIAMPKFNMYQSLHTTVIGPSGKPVELQIRTFDMHRRAEYGIAAHWKYKQQTVAGTSKVRTDVPQAAKGSAGQDTVNDMAWLRQLLDWQKETEDPGEFLDSLRFDLSRNEVFVFTPKGDVIALPAGATPVDFAYAVHTEVGHRTIGARVNGRLVPLESTLDNGDLVEVFTSKAEGAGPSRDWLGFVKSPRARNKIRAWFSKERRDEAIEHGKDAIARAMRKQNLPIQRILTGDSLVTLAHEMRYPDISSLYAAIGEGHVAAQGVVQKLVAALGGEEAANEDIEESIPPARARSKRRSNADPGVVVKGVDDVWVKLARCCTPVPGDPIIGFVTRGSGVSVHRADCVNVDSLSQQPERMLEVEWAPTQSSVFLVAIQVEALDRSRLLSDVTRVLSDQHVNILSAAVQTSRDRVATSRFTFEMGDPKHLGHVLKAVRGVEGVYDVYRVTSARRP, encoded by the coding sequence TTGCCAGACGAGGTCCAGCCAATCTCCGCCGCGCAGCCCGACCCGCAGGCCGAGCAGGCCACGGCGGCCGCCGCCACGCCCCCGCCGGCCCCGCCGGTCAAGCCCGCCCCGAAGCCGGCGCCGGTCAAGCCCGCGCCCGCGAAGTCGGCTGCGTCCTCCAACCGGGTGCGCGCCCGCCTGGCCCGCCTCGGCGTGCAGCGTTCGAACCCGTACAACCCGGTACTGGAACCGCTGCTCCGCATAGTCCGCAGCAATGACCCGAAGATCGAGACGTCGACGCTGCGCCAGCTCGAGCAGGCCTACCAGGTCGCCGAGCGCTGGCACCGCGGCCAGAAGCGCAAGAGCGGCGACCCGTACATCACCCACCCGCTCGCGGTCACCACCATCCTCGCCGAGCTCGGCATGGACCCGGCCACCCTCATGGCCGGCCTGCTGCACGACACCGTCGAGGACACCGAGTACGGCCTGGAGGACCTGCGCCGCGACTTCGGCGACGCCGTGGCGCTGCTCGTCGACGGCGTCACCAAGCTCGACCGGGTGAAGTTCGGCGAGGCGGCCCAGGCCGAGACCGTCCGCAAGATGGTCGTGGCGATGGCGAAGGACCCGCGCGTCCTGGTCATCAAGCTCGCCGACCGGCTGCACAACATGCGCACGATGCGCTACCTCAAGCGGGAGAAGCAGGAGAAGAAGGCCCGCGAGACCCTCGAGATCTACGCCCCGCTGGCGCACCGGCTGGGCATGAACACGATCAAGTGGGAGCTGGAGGACCTCTCCTTCGCGATCCTCTACCCCAAGATGTACGACGAGATCGTGCGCCTGGTCGCCGAGCGGGCCCCCAAGCGCGACGAGTACCTCGCCGTCGTCACGGACGAGGTCCAGGTGGACCTCAGAGCCGCCCGGATCAAGGCCACCGTGACGGGCCGCCCCAAGCACTACTACAGCGTCTACCAGAAGATGATCGTCCGCGGCCGTGACTTCGCGGAGATCTACGACCTGGTGGGCATCCGCGTCCTCGTCGACACCGTCCGGGACTGCTACGCGGCCCTGGGCACGGTGCACGCGCGGTGGAACCCGGTCCCGGGCCGGTTCAAGGACTACATCGCGATGCCCAAGTTCAACATGTACCAGTCGCTCCACACGACGGTCATCGGGCCCAGCGGCAAGCCCGTCGAGCTGCAGATCCGCACCTTCGACATGCACCGCCGCGCGGAGTACGGCATCGCCGCGCACTGGAAGTACAAGCAGCAGACCGTCGCCGGCACCTCCAAGGTCCGCACCGACGTCCCGCAGGCCGCCAAGGGTAGCGCCGGCCAGGACACCGTCAACGACATGGCCTGGCTGCGCCAGCTGCTGGACTGGCAGAAGGAGACCGAGGACCCGGGCGAGTTCCTCGACTCGCTGCGCTTCGACCTCTCGCGCAACGAGGTCTTCGTCTTCACCCCCAAGGGCGACGTCATAGCGCTGCCCGCCGGAGCCACCCCGGTGGACTTCGCGTACGCCGTCCACACCGAGGTCGGCCACCGGACGATAGGGGCCCGGGTCAACGGCCGCCTGGTCCCGCTGGAGTCGACCCTCGACAACGGCGACCTCGTCGAGGTCTTCACCTCGAAGGCCGAGGGCGCCGGACCGTCCCGCGACTGGCTGGGCTTCGTCAAGTCCCCCCGCGCCCGGAACAAGATCCGCGCCTGGTTCTCCAAGGAACGCCGCGACGAGGCAATCGAGCACGGCAAGGACGCCATCGCGCGGGCCATGCGCAAGCAGAACCTGCCGATCCAGCGCATCCTGACCGGCGACTCGCTGGTGACCCTCGCGCACGAGATGCGCTACCCGGACATCTCCTCCCTGTACGCGGCCATCGGCGAGGGCCACGTGGCCGCGCAGGGCGTGGTACAGAAGCTGGTGGCGGCCCTCGGCGGCGAGGAGGCGGCCAACGAGGACATCGAGGAATCGATCCCGCCCGCGCGGGCCCGCAGCAAGCGGCGCAGCAACGCCGACCCGGGCGTCGTCGTCAAGGGCGTCGACGACGTGTGGGTCAAGCTGGCCCGCTGCTGCACCCCGGTACCGGGCGATCCGATCATCGGGTTCGTCACGCGCGGCAGTGGCGTATCGGTTCACCGCGCGGACTGCGTCAACGTCGACTCCCTCTCCCAGCAGCCCGAGCGGATGCTGGAGGTCGAGTGGGCGCCCACCCAGTCCTCGGTCTTCCTGGTCGCCATCCAGGTCGAGGCGCTGGACCGGTCCCGGCTGCTGTCGGACGTCACACGGGTCCTGTCCGACCAGCACGTCAACATCCTGTCGGCGGCCGTCCAGACCTCCCGCGACCGGGTGGCCACCTCCCGGTTCACCTTCGAGATGGGGGACCCCAAGCACCTGGGGCACGTCCTGAAGGCCGTCCGGGGCGTCGAGGGCGTCTACGACGTCTACCGCGTCACCTCGGCCCGCCGGCCGTAG
- a CDS encoding DUF349 domain-containing protein, producing MSSDPWGRVDETGTVYVRTSDGEQVVGSWQAGTPEEALAYFERKYEGLVVEIGLLEKRVRTTDLSAKDAQTAIDHLRTQVDEHHAVGDLDALRVRLDKLVETVESRREERKVAKAKQADEARAAKDALVAEAEQLAQSDQWRSAGERLRALVDIWKGLPRLDRKSDDELWHRFSHARSAFSKRRKAHFASLDAQREDARKVKEKLVSEAESLSKSTDWGPTAARYRELMADWKAAGRAQREAEDDLWNRFRGAQDVFFAARSEVFAERDAEQIENLKLKEELADEAEKLVPVTDLKAARAAFRSLNERWEGIGHVPRDARPKVEGRMHAVERAIQEAEEGEWRRTNPEARARAAGLTGQLQAAVDKLRQQIDAARAAGNNAKADKLARELEGRQALLDQALKGLEEFGG from the coding sequence GTGAGCAGCGACCCGTGGGGCCGAGTCGACGAGACGGGCACCGTGTACGTGCGTACTTCCGATGGCGAGCAGGTCGTCGGTTCGTGGCAGGCGGGCACCCCCGAGGAGGCCCTGGCCTACTTCGAGCGCAAGTACGAGGGCCTGGTGGTCGAGATCGGCCTCCTCGAAAAGCGGGTGCGGACCACTGATCTGTCCGCCAAGGACGCGCAGACGGCGATCGACCACCTGCGTACGCAGGTCGACGAGCACCACGCCGTGGGCGACCTGGACGCCCTGCGCGTGCGGCTGGACAAGCTGGTCGAGACCGTGGAGTCCCGGCGCGAGGAGCGCAAGGTCGCCAAGGCCAAGCAGGCGGACGAGGCCCGGGCGGCCAAGGACGCGCTGGTCGCCGAGGCCGAGCAGCTGGCGCAGAGCGACCAGTGGCGCAGCGCCGGCGAGCGGCTGCGCGCCCTGGTGGACATCTGGAAGGGCCTGCCGCGCCTGGACCGCAAGTCGGACGACGAGCTGTGGCACCGGTTCTCGCACGCCCGTTCCGCCTTCTCCAAGCGCCGCAAGGCGCACTTCGCCTCGCTGGACGCGCAGCGCGAGGACGCCCGCAAGGTCAAGGAGAAGCTGGTCTCGGAGGCCGAGTCGCTGTCGAAGTCGACCGACTGGGGTCCGACGGCCGCCCGCTACCGCGAGCTGATGGCGGACTGGAAGGCGGCGGGCCGGGCGCAGCGCGAGGCCGAGGACGACCTGTGGAACCGTTTCCGCGGTGCGCAGGACGTGTTCTTCGCGGCCCGCAGCGAGGTGTTCGCGGAGCGTGACGCCGAGCAGATCGAGAACCTGAAGCTCAAGGAGGAGCTGGCCGACGAGGCCGAGAAGCTCGTTCCCGTTACGGACCTGAAGGCGGCCCGTGCCGCGTTCCGCTCCCTCAACGAGCGCTGGGAGGGCATCGGCCACGTGCCGCGCGACGCCCGGCCGAAGGTCGAGGGCCGGATGCACGCGGTGGAGCGGGCGATCCAGGAGGCCGAGGAGGGCGAGTGGCGCCGTACGAACCCGGAGGCGCGGGCGCGTGCGGCCGGCCTGACGGGTCAGCTCCAGGCGGCGGTCGACAAGCTGCGCCAGCAGATCGACGCGGCGCGCGCCGCGGGCAACAACGCGAAGGCCGACAAGCTGGCGCGTGAGCTGGAGGGCCGCCAGGCCCTGCTGGACCAGGCGCTGAAGGGCCTGGAGGAGTTCGGCGGCTGA